The Anoplopoma fimbria isolate UVic2021 breed Golden Eagle Sablefish chromosome 9, Afim_UVic_2022, whole genome shotgun sequence genome contains the following window.
CATGCCACatgcattcttttttatattaaaagaaTAAGAAACAAACATCACAAGGCACATTACTACACATGTACTGCAAACATCCAGCGATACTTTTGCTAGTGAGTTAGTTTATGACTTAAATATcataatacatataaaacatataaaataatataacatcTTCACATTAAGACATAAGCTCAGCGCTGCATCCACACATTATGCTgtgttctgctgtgtttttttatctgtgtttcTTCTCTGTCCAGTTTTCCCAAACCTTGTGCAGACGTTGAATGGCGGCCTTCACATGATGGTGATCCTGTTCCTGCTGGTGGCTGTGGGTTTCGCGCTGGTCAGTCTGTCTTTCTGCATATACAACGCACGCAAAGTTCCCTACCAGAGCATCAAAGGGCACAAAGGACTCTACCTGTGGAACTTCATTGCTGGTGTGTGAGGCAACTTTTCATATTTACTCTTTCcctcaaaaaaataattattgctGGCTTCACTTCCTGGTGCTTCTGAACTTCACCTCTCTATTTTTCTTCCAGCTCTTTTCGGTGCCCTGGGCATGCTGTGTTTCCTGGCAGCCATGAGGCACCACAGTCTGACCGAGCGGTTAGCCAACCATCGGGAGAACCTCTTTGTGCTGGTTGTCCTGGACGACAGCCTGGACTGGTCTTTCTGGCTGGGTGTGGGCAGCATTGGGACTCACTTTGCCGTCTGTGGAGTGGTTGCCATGAGCCGGATCAAACTACCCAAACCGGAGATCAAGAAACCTGAAGAACCGACTATCGCTGCTTTGGACCTGCTTTACTGAAGGACCAACCAAggagcattttatttatttatcactgGTGGTTGACTGGAGGAAACCACAATGACTGACAGCAGAGTAAATCCTGTGCTGGATATATTCTGTCCATAGctgcaaaatgtaaatacagcattattgttttcattatctgtATAGAATGTAATTTACTGATCTGTTTTTAAGTGACTTTATGTTTTGCAAAGTAAAGTCTCCAGTCTTTGTTTGAGAACAAAGGatgtaatgtttatttacagtaataatTCTTAATGCTTGATAGAAAGTATACAGCTATGCAtgaataatgatttatttcacaGGGAGTTGTGGGGTTAGGTATGTTAATTAAACAATCTTCCATAAACAGAAAGATATTTCTAATTATCAATTggttttattcacttttattccccttttctttgtcataaaaTGTTCTTCACATCTGGAGAAGTCAGCTGttataaaagggaaaataagGAACTGAATAAAGTCACTCTAGTCATcattaaataacttttattacattaaatagATTGGTAACAATGTCCTGGACATTTACACTTGACAattttgacaaaacattattaaatagttatttgaagtacgtgtttgtgttttattgttgttatctCCTAATGACCTGTTATTTGCTCTTGACAGTAATATTATAATCTCTGAACCTGCAAATATCAGATCTCAGTGAGGATTTTCTAATACTATAAATAGAATTTATGATGTGAGTGAATCTACTATATGAGATCAGTGAAAAAGAGACATCAAGTGACACCATGTCTCATGGAAGGAACAATTGTCTTGCTAAACAATGTGCAAATCAATTATATGATTTAAATGATGTGAACTTTTGAATCTAAATTGGGCAGAATACATGCGTACACTAATTTCCCTTTTTCAGACTTTCTGTGGGCTCTAACTTGTTAAAGAACAACACATGTATTGAATTAGCTCTTAGAGAGTATAGAATATCAATTGTTATTTTGGGAATGCACACGCACTGATATTGTTAAATGCCGTTGTGGAAAAACTACTCAGaccttttactgaagtaaaattAGCAATaacacagtgtagaaatattCCATTAGTCTCCAAGGAAAAGTTTGGCGTtcgaaaatgtacttaaattcaTAGGTATTAACATCAAACTATATTTATAATACCAGCgttttaataaatcataatgcAGAATGGCCCAGAATATTGCATATCATATTATTGAAGgctattattgttattgatgcattcatttttgcatcactttaatgttgcagcttgtAAAAGTAggtactgttttatttttaattacctTATGTATATACTGCAGGGAAGTTAATTTACTCCAGAggatcaatacattttatataaatctATAATAAGAAATCATAATTTACTTGTTGattctattttgttttattaatctgaTTCTGAAGATGTCAGACAAGAATACaacaatatttccctttattatgtagtggagcagaagtataaagtagcagggAAAtataagtacctcaaaattgcaATTATGTAAAGTACTTTAGTAAATGCAGCTGATTCAAAGCCTCCTGCAGTTTCTCGCTGCTGCCGCCATGTGGCGACAAATGACCACCTTGGTCGCTTTTTTGTGACGTAAGAGAAACGCGACGGTGTCAGGTCGATCGGCTGTTTGCACATGTATGCGACCTCTACATCTCTGAGATAATAGTTTGTTTCGGGGTTTTTATATATGCACAGCAGATGACAATGCTTCTTCTGAGGAGAACCGTGCAGACGGCAAAACACTGCAGGTCATTTACTACGTCACAGACTCACCTGAACGAGAGGAAAGTAAGtaactgttagctgttagctgttagccttTAGCCTGTCAAACATTAGCTGACAGGTAGTTTGTTACATCAGTGACTCTCACAGGATTCATCAACACTTCACACTAAAGGTTTTAACACATTAggagtatttgtgtgtgtgtgtgtgtgtgtgtgtgtgtgttagatagtgtatttatttataaatgcatcagtgtgtgtgtgtgtttagatagtgtatttatttataaatgcatcagtgtgtgtgtgtgtttagatagtgtatttatttatgaatgcatcagtgtgtgtgtgtgtgtgtgtgtttagatagtgtatttatttataagagcatcagtgtgtgtttatgtacaaGTTACTTCCAGTCATCAGCCACACAGAAAAGCATTATAATAATGTTTGAAAACAGTAATTATTAAAACCAGAGACGAATCATTTAGGTTAAAAATGGAAAGAGCAATGAGATTTTACATATTAGATAAAATTAAACAaggtaaacaaaataaaaacaattggcTAGACCAGAAACACAATTACAGTGCAGCAATTAGTATTAAGTTTCCCCTAATGCAGCAAAGAGAATGAAATTCAGTAGAGAAACCAATCAATCAAAGGCGCATGAGAACAACTGACTCAAGGCACTA
Protein-coding sequences here:
- the clrn2 gene encoding clarin-2, producing MPSLWKRITFSVASVLCVGSVALLVVALSTERWVTGRILCKTGAEIVNASHPELEQFIGDIYYGLFQGGKTKKCGLGNRRSKIYIFPNLVQTLNGGLHMMVILFLLVAVGFALVSLSFCIYNARKVPYQSIKGHKGLYLWNFIAALFGALGMLCFLAAMRHHSLTERLANHRENLFVLVVLDDSLDWSFWLGVGSIGTHFAVCGVVAMSRIKLPKPEIKKPEEPTIAALDLLY